From a single Dromaius novaehollandiae isolate bDroNov1 chromosome 30, bDroNov1.hap1, whole genome shotgun sequence genomic region:
- the LOC135324050 gene encoding olfactory receptor 14A16-like, producing the protein LHYGTIMDSRACVKMAAAAWASGFLHALLHTANTFSIPLCQGNTVDQFFCEIPKILKLSCSDAYLREAGLVVASVCLVFGCFVFIVVSYVQIFTAVLRIPSEQGRHKAFSMCLPHLAVVSLFVSTDMFAYLKPPSISFPSLDLVVSVLYAVVPPNK; encoded by the exons ctgcactacgggaccatcatggacagcagagcttgtgtcaaaatggcagcagctgcctgggccagtgggtttctccatgctctcctgcacactgctaatacattttcaataccactctgccaaggcaacacagtggaccagttcttctgtgaaatccccaaGATCCttaagctctcctgctcagatgcctacctcagggaagctggccttGTTGTGGCTAGTGTTTGTTTAgtttttgggtgttttgttttcattgtggtgtcctacgtgcagatcttcactgctgtgctgaggatcccctctgagcagggccggcacaaagccttttccatgtgcctcccgcacctggccgtggtctccctgtttgtcagcactgacatgtttgcctacctgaagcccccctccatctccttcccatctctggatctggtggtgtctgttctgtacgcggtggtgcctcca aataagtga